In Fimbriimonadales bacterium, a genomic segment contains:
- the infC gene encoding translation initiation factor IF-3 produces the protein MLNERCLRYPDVRLIGSDGRQIGIVQTRQALRMAQEAGLDLVMVAPQATPPVCRIINFGKYRYELDKKERESKAKRAKQELKGIQFRPGTALGDLEILLKKTIQFLEEGNKVRFVVRHRARELSHPEIAKAKLEWFLEKLGQLAIVEKPPTLDGNQMTMVISPNRKFIGATKDAETKDKQNSSQAV, from the coding sequence TTGCTCAATGAGCGCTGCCTTCGATACCCCGATGTTCGATTGATTGGCTCGGATGGAAGACAAATCGGTATCGTACAGACAAGGCAGGCACTTCGAATGGCTCAAGAAGCCGGGCTCGACCTGGTCATGGTAGCTCCACAAGCGACACCCCCCGTATGCCGAATCATCAATTTCGGCAAGTACCGCTATGAATTGGATAAAAAAGAGCGCGAATCCAAAGCGAAGCGAGCAAAACAGGAACTAAAAGGGATACAATTCCGCCCAGGAACCGCATTAGGCGACCTCGAGATTCTTCTAAAGAAGACGATTCAATTTTTGGAAGAGGGGAACAAGGTGCGGTTCGTCGTGCGACATAGAGCACGAGAACTTTCACATCCAGAAATCGCGAAAGCGAAATTAGAATGGTTTTTAGAGAAATTAGGACAGTTGGCTATCGTCGAGAAACCACCTACCTTAGACGGTAATCAAATGACGATGGTGATTAGTCCGAATCGAAAATTTATCGGAGCAACGAAAGATGCCGAAACTAAAGATAAGCAAAACAGCAGCCAAGCGGTTTAA
- the rpmI gene encoding 50S ribosomal protein L35 — protein sequence MPKLKISKTAAKRFKITGTGKIMRRKAYNSHMFLHKSGARKRRLEKETVLSPGDARRIRKILGI from the coding sequence ATGCCGAAACTAAAGATAAGCAAAACAGCAGCCAAGCGGTTTAAGATAACCGGGACCGGCAAAATCATGCGTCGTAAGGCGTACAACAGCCATATGTTTTTGCATAAGAGTGGCGCTCGAAAGCGACGATTGGAAAAAGAGACGGTTTTGAGTCCCGGAGATGCGCGACGCATACGCAAGATTTTAGGAATCTAA
- a CDS encoding VOC family protein, giving the protein MPTICHFEIPAQDMERASAFYRNIFSWDISPAPGMPNYWFVNTKSSDGNEGIGGAIMPKQQGGEIMMYFDVASVSDTTARVEQEGGEVLVPKTAVPSYGYFAVCQDTEGNTFGLWQPDPSAM; this is encoded by the coding sequence ATGCCGACGATTTGTCATTTCGAAATTCCAGCGCAAGATATGGAGCGCGCGAGTGCTTTTTACCGAAACATTTTTTCGTGGGACATCAGCCCTGCACCCGGCATGCCGAATTACTGGTTCGTGAACACGAAATCCTCAGACGGTAACGAAGGCATCGGTGGCGCGATTATGCCAAAGCAACAAGGCGGCGAAATAATGATGTACTTCGATGTAGCTTCTGTTTCAGACACGACCGCAAGAGTGGAACAAGAGGGCGGCGAGGTCCTCGTACCAAAAACTGCCGTTCCCTCCTATGGATATTTTGCCGTTTGCCAAGACACGGAGGGTAATACCTTCGGTCTTTGGCAGCCCGACCCATCAGCAATGTAA
- a CDS encoding CocE/NonD family hydrolase — translation MNSLFAVFLLSLAHPSAIQEKLEYEFFFSDSKVGSCIYSLDVDGSFRSETKITISSVTMQSNLQGRLSNGKLSEYDLEQQIAETKSKVSAQGTKAKIEVGGKIIEKEFSPHEIYFANYHPATWSTLAKALAKSLDPTLWTSSEVFQLDDAGTLKFDIKKIEARTIEIRNKKEVVEKYLLRAGTGVDIEIYLDEKQRLVAFNVPAQRFTGLLEDYKDLVVDPTTKYPELSQPTYRTKIERGVKIKMRDGVELVADIAYPVAEEKFPAILVRTPYGREEVFIDADWWAKRGYVYIVQDCRGRNDSGGEWVPFVNERKDGYDTLDWISKQPWSNGNVGMMGGSYVGYVQWCAAVEAHPALKCIIPQVSPPDPFFNIPYDFGIFFLYGSVWWANIVRSRENLKKIDMLADKLEKFKTLPLSKVDDEVIGQNVPFYDEWLSKETRSSFGSANFMNDLKKVKIPVLHVSGWWDGDGIGTKLNWETLRALGHKQQWLIYGPWTHAFNSTSRLGDVDYGPDAVLELNSLWLRWFDTWLKGKEVGITKVPKVRVFVTGENIWREFEDWPPLKSQEKVFYLDSKGPANGNSSLGTLSESPPQNTEPDRYTYNPADARIRPEIATMDPSKISTIFKLEEAEQDVLIYKSDPLPEGMEIAGPAELELHFSTSSVDTDFFWMLVDIDEKGTMRMIGLPGKIRAKYLSGWDKPKLLKPGRIYKAKIPHWEFAHYFEKGHRIGVIITSDMFPEYARNLNTGEPIKDAVRMVAAHQTIYHDRKHPSVVRFRVLSQEK, via the coding sequence ATGAATAGTCTTTTTGCAGTTTTTTTATTGTCTCTTGCTCATCCTAGCGCTATTCAGGAAAAACTCGAATATGAATTCTTCTTTTCCGACTCTAAAGTCGGCAGCTGTATTTATTCTCTCGATGTAGACGGGTCGTTCCGTTCTGAAACGAAAATCACCATCTCGTCCGTAACCATGCAAAGTAATTTGCAGGGACGCCTTTCGAACGGGAAATTATCAGAATACGATTTAGAACAACAAATCGCAGAGACGAAATCCAAAGTGAGTGCCCAAGGCACGAAGGCGAAAATCGAGGTCGGAGGAAAAATAATCGAAAAAGAGTTCTCTCCTCATGAAATTTATTTCGCTAATTATCATCCTGCAACATGGTCTACGCTCGCAAAGGCTTTAGCTAAAAGTCTAGACCCAACACTTTGGACTTCGAGCGAAGTATTTCAACTCGACGATGCAGGAACTTTGAAATTCGACATCAAGAAAATCGAAGCACGAACCATCGAAATTCGAAATAAAAAGGAAGTCGTAGAGAAATATCTTTTGCGCGCCGGGACAGGAGTAGATATCGAGATCTATCTCGACGAAAAACAGCGTTTAGTCGCTTTCAATGTCCCTGCGCAAAGATTTACAGGACTTTTGGAGGATTACAAAGACCTGGTCGTCGACCCGACGACGAAATATCCAGAACTGAGCCAGCCCACGTACAGAACAAAAATAGAGAGAGGTGTAAAAATTAAGATGCGTGATGGGGTGGAACTCGTGGCAGATATTGCCTATCCAGTGGCGGAGGAAAAATTTCCTGCTATCCTCGTCCGCACTCCCTATGGTCGCGAAGAAGTGTTCATAGATGCGGATTGGTGGGCAAAACGCGGATATGTCTATATCGTGCAAGACTGCAGAGGGCGCAACGATAGCGGTGGTGAATGGGTTCCGTTCGTCAATGAGCGCAAAGACGGTTATGACACGCTTGACTGGATTAGCAAACAGCCATGGTCGAACGGAAATGTCGGGATGATGGGGGGAAGTTATGTAGGATATGTTCAATGGTGCGCGGCAGTAGAAGCGCATCCCGCTTTGAAATGCATCATTCCTCAAGTGTCCCCCCCTGACCCATTTTTCAATATTCCTTACGATTTCGGCATCTTTTTCCTTTATGGCTCGGTATGGTGGGCGAACATCGTAAGAAGTCGTGAAAATCTCAAAAAGATAGACATGCTGGCCGATAAGCTGGAAAAATTCAAAACCCTTCCTCTTTCTAAAGTGGACGATGAAGTCATCGGACAAAATGTTCCTTTCTATGACGAATGGTTATCCAAGGAGACACGCTCCTCGTTCGGCAGTGCAAACTTCATGAACGATTTGAAAAAAGTCAAAATTCCCGTTCTTCATGTGAGCGGATGGTGGGATGGTGATGGAATCGGAACGAAACTCAATTGGGAAACCCTGCGCGCATTGGGTCACAAGCAACAGTGGCTCATCTATGGACCTTGGACTCATGCCTTCAATTCCACTTCACGTCTCGGAGATGTAGATTACGGTCCCGATGCAGTTCTCGAATTGAATTCGCTCTGGCTTCGCTGGTTCGATACGTGGTTAAAAGGAAAAGAGGTGGGGATTACGAAAGTTCCTAAGGTGCGCGTGTTCGTTACAGGGGAGAACATATGGAGAGAATTCGAAGATTGGCCCCCCCTGAAATCGCAAGAAAAGGTTTTCTATCTCGATTCTAAAGGACCAGCCAACGGGAATAGTTCGCTCGGGACACTTTCGGAAAGTCCCCCTCAGAACACCGAACCGGATAGATACACATACAATCCTGCGGATGCGAGAATTCGCCCGGAAATAGCGACCATGGACCCGTCGAAAATCTCGACGATATTCAAATTGGAAGAAGCAGAACAAGATGTCTTGATTTACAAATCAGACCCGTTGCCAGAAGGAATGGAAATTGCCGGTCCTGCAGAATTGGAACTGCACTTCTCGACCTCTTCTGTCGATACGGATTTCTTTTGGATGCTCGTAGATATAGACGAAAAAGGGACGATGCGAATGATTGGTCTTCCTGGGAAAATCCGCGCGAAATATTTATCGGGTTGGGATAAACCGAAATTGCTAAAACCAGGAAGAATCTATAAAGCAAAAATCCCTCATTGGGAATTCGCGCATTACTTCGAGAAAGGCCATCGCATCGGTGTCATTATTACAAGCGATATGTTTCCCGAATATGCGAGGAACCTCAACACGGGAGAGCCGATTAAAGACGCAGTGCGAATGGTAGCAGCTCATCAAACCATTTACCATGACCGTAAACACCCAAGCGTAGTGCGTTTCCGGGTATTATCACAAGAGAAGTGA
- a CDS encoding zinc ribbon domain-containing protein produces the protein MAEHCYSCAAPLNDPNMRGNSDIYCRWCSDEAGNLRSREEVRAGVAHWFSRWQPDLSPEQAQARADHYLRSMPAWAED, from the coding sequence ATGGCAGAACATTGCTATTCTTGCGCCGCGCCGCTCAACGACCCGAACATGAGAGGAAACTCCGATATTTATTGCAGATGGTGCTCCGATGAGGCTGGAAACCTCAGGTCCCGCGAAGAAGTCAGAGCGGGTGTCGCTCATTGGTTCTCCCGCTGGCAGCCCGATTTATCACCGGAGCAGGCTCAAGCGAGGGCTGACCACTATTTGCGAAGCATGCCGGCTTGGGCTGAAGACTAA
- the rplT gene encoding 50S ribosomal protein L20: protein MARVKRAAISHKRHKRVLKAAKGYYGRKKSNYKIAHEQVMKSGQYAFRDRRLKKRDFRRLWIVRIAAACRNNGIKYSNFIHGLKNAGIQIDRKILSELAISDPAAFSTLVERARATA from the coding sequence ATGGCACGTGTGAAGAGAGCGGCGATATCCCACAAGCGGCATAAGCGCGTCTTGAAAGCCGCTAAAGGGTATTACGGGCGCAAAAAAAGCAACTACAAAATCGCCCACGAACAGGTCATGAAAAGCGGGCAGTACGCCTTCCGTGACCGACGCTTGAAGAAACGTGACTTCCGAAGGCTCTGGATCGTTCGAATCGCTGCAGCCTGCCGAAACAACGGCATCAAGTATTCCAATTTCATCCATGGCTTGAAGAACGCAGGAATACAAATAGACAGAAAAATCCTAAGCGAATTGGCAATTTCCGACCCCGCTGCATTTAGTACTTTAGTCGAGCGGGCTCGGGCTACCGCCTAA
- a CDS encoding B-box zinc finger protein, with protein sequence MTTEQQNEKKTTCAKHPNVETTLRCSRCETPICPKCAVLTSVGYRCPDCGKEKSAVLTVPINLLLPGCFLGFILGFFASYFIPRAFGFFLIFLGAIAGGLVGEIVSRVIRRKSSIYVWGFTSLGFFVGAMWEPVRRAVSQQGAFPGSALTDQWALLFALFASVAAWERLR encoded by the coding sequence ATGACAACGGAACAGCAAAACGAAAAGAAAACGACATGCGCGAAGCATCCAAACGTGGAGACTACGCTTCGCTGCAGTCGCTGTGAAACCCCCATCTGCCCGAAATGCGCTGTTCTTACTTCCGTCGGCTATCGCTGTCCGGATTGCGGAAAAGAAAAATCGGCTGTTTTGACTGTTCCTATCAATCTTTTGCTTCCCGGTTGTTTCCTTGGTTTTATACTTGGGTTTTTTGCGAGTTATTTCATTCCTCGCGCTTTTGGATTTTTTCTCATTTTCTTAGGAGCCATTGCAGGTGGATTGGTAGGAGAAATCGTCAGTAGAGTAATTCGCAGGAAATCGAGCATTTACGTTTGGGGATTTACGTCGCTTGGATTTTTCGTAGGGGCGATGTGGGAGCCGGTTCGTCGTGCAGTGTCTCAGCAAGGGGCGTTTCCCGGTTCTGCGCTCACAGACCAATGGGCACTGCTCTTCGCTTTGTTCGCCTCTGTCGCCGCTTGGGAGCGATTAAGATGA
- the pheS gene encoding phenylalanine--tRNA ligase subunit alpha, which yields MTSNELVKRITSTEENAKSQIASASSVAELKTLYSKYLGGKGEIPKLLKELPSIPPDERAGVGKLINETKGRLESLFEEREKELRQQEESQRFVKEKVDLSFPGRKISAGLPHVLCQTFERIKKAFIGLGFEYFESPELETFEYNFAILNYPPDHPAIDEQDTFYIDDVRLMRTQCTAFQGRVFETKSPPFREFTIGRCFRNDAVDRTHSHTFHQVDAFMVDEGVSMAHLKGTLGAFARAMFGKDVKVRFRPDYFPFVEPGVDYAISCPFCGAHGCAVCKHTGWIELGGAGMVHPFILQRYGIDTERFTGFAFGLGVERIPMMQYQIDDLRLFMENDIRFLEQFIA from the coding sequence ATGACTTCTAACGAATTGGTAAAAAGAATAACGAGCACCGAAGAAAATGCCAAAAGTCAAATCGCTTCGGCATCAAGTGTCGCTGAATTAAAAACACTATATTCGAAATACCTCGGCGGCAAAGGTGAAATCCCGAAACTTTTGAAAGAACTTCCTTCTATCCCCCCCGACGAACGGGCAGGGGTCGGGAAACTCATCAACGAAACGAAAGGACGTCTCGAAAGCTTATTCGAAGAGCGCGAGAAGGAACTGCGACAACAAGAGGAATCGCAAAGGTTCGTCAAAGAAAAAGTCGATTTATCCTTCCCTGGGCGAAAGATTTCCGCAGGTCTTCCCCATGTTCTTTGTCAAACCTTCGAGCGAATCAAAAAAGCATTCATCGGGCTCGGTTTCGAATATTTCGAAAGCCCCGAGTTAGAAACATTCGAATACAATTTCGCGATACTCAACTATCCGCCCGACCACCCTGCGATAGACGAGCAAGATACGTTTTACATTGACGATGTTCGCCTCATGCGGACACAATGCACCGCATTTCAAGGAAGGGTTTTCGAAACGAAATCCCCCCCTTTTCGGGAATTCACGATTGGAAGATGCTTCCGTAACGACGCAGTCGATAGAACGCACAGTCACACCTTTCACCAAGTAGATGCTTTCATGGTAGACGAAGGTGTAAGCATGGCGCATCTCAAAGGGACTTTAGGAGCATTCGCACGAGCGATGTTCGGAAAAGACGTAAAAGTGCGTTTCCGCCCTGATTACTTCCCTTTCGTCGAACCCGGAGTGGATTATGCAATTTCTTGTCCTTTTTGCGGAGCACACGGATGTGCTGTGTGTAAACATACAGGATGGATAGAACTGGGGGGGGCAGGAATGGTTCATCCCTTTATTCTTCAACGATATGGCATAGATACCGAGCGCTTCACAGGATTCGCATTCGGTCTCGGCGTGGAACGAATCCCCATGATGCAATACCAAATTGACGATTTGCGGCTGTTCATGGAAAACGACATAAGATTCTTAGAGCAATTTATCGCATGA
- the pheT gene encoding phenylalanine--tRNA ligase subunit beta has protein sequence MKIPLEWLLEYVETDASAEEIGQTLTMLGIELEGIEISPSGEVLDVKVTPNRGDCLSVLGIARELAAKNCGVFKPTQLMLDAVRGWRKEDEGRPSPAQVEILEPELCPRYAARVFENVRVTSSSEKIQKRLHASGMRPINNIVDITNYVMLELGQPLHAFDMDCLEEHRIVVRCAKPGEKIVTLDGVERELKEDMLMICDAKRPVAIAGVMGGQDSEVSEKTKRVLLESAHFNPRSIRRTRKALGLSTEASYRFERFVDPEGVVRALNRFADLLERECGITPVEGVTDVYPRKPSAKKLFVRPDRWNTLLGMEIPVAGAASILNSLGCRVEERERKLEVTPPSWREDLNIEDDLVEEIGRIYGFENIPEKLPAGSTPQGGEVELGSFLTMARNAMLRLGFVEIVTHTFRPPSPLDPECKSIHVRNPVSPELSLLRPSLLAGLAEVATRNRLKTMRFFEIGRIFQNDSEFPALAMMLSGNLLEEHWQRKESPPIDFFTSKGMIEELCKILHRPISFEASQDKRLHPYRQASLMSASRRIGIFGQLLPRLAEEMNLPDETFVAEFDLLALSKVPESKPIYRPFSPFPAVRRDIAMSISKEIPYSEVEARLREGAGEVLEKIWLFDVYEGPGIEEGHHSLAFALVLRHPSRTLTDEEANEIRERAFRNVEVLGAKRR, from the coding sequence ATGAAAATCCCTCTCGAGTGGCTTTTAGAATACGTTGAAACCGATGCCTCGGCAGAGGAAATCGGTCAAACGCTCACGATGTTGGGCATCGAATTGGAAGGCATCGAAATCTCTCCATCAGGGGAAGTCTTAGACGTAAAAGTAACGCCGAACCGTGGAGATTGTCTTTCGGTTTTAGGAATTGCCCGCGAACTCGCCGCTAAAAATTGCGGAGTTTTCAAGCCGACCCAACTCATGCTCGATGCGGTTCGAGGGTGGCGAAAAGAGGATGAAGGGCGACCTTCACCGGCACAGGTCGAAATCTTAGAGCCCGAGCTTTGCCCCCGCTATGCAGCACGAGTTTTCGAAAACGTTCGTGTAACCAGCAGTTCCGAAAAAATACAGAAGCGGCTTCATGCTTCTGGTATGCGCCCCATCAACAACATCGTTGACATTACGAACTATGTGATGCTCGAATTAGGTCAACCGCTGCATGCTTTCGATATGGATTGCCTCGAAGAGCATCGAATCGTCGTGAGGTGCGCGAAACCGGGAGAAAAGATCGTTACGCTCGATGGAGTTGAGCGTGAACTGAAAGAGGATATGCTCATGATTTGCGACGCGAAACGCCCCGTCGCTATCGCAGGCGTAATGGGGGGGCAAGACAGCGAGGTTTCGGAAAAAACGAAACGAGTTTTATTGGAATCCGCGCACTTCAATCCCCGAAGCATCCGTAGGACGCGAAAAGCACTTGGACTTTCCACTGAAGCGAGTTACCGTTTCGAGCGTTTCGTAGACCCAGAAGGAGTCGTTCGCGCTTTGAATCGTTTTGCTGATTTGCTGGAAAGAGAATGCGGAATCACGCCGGTAGAAGGAGTTACCGACGTTTATCCTCGAAAGCCATCGGCGAAAAAACTTTTCGTAAGACCGGATAGATGGAACACGCTTCTGGGAATGGAGATTCCCGTCGCAGGAGCGGCGTCTATATTGAACTCACTGGGCTGCCGCGTCGAGGAACGCGAAAGGAAATTAGAAGTAACCCCTCCATCTTGGCGAGAAGATTTAAACATCGAAGACGACTTGGTAGAGGAAATAGGGCGAATCTACGGATTCGAAAACATTCCGGAAAAGCTCCCCGCGGGTTCCACCCCTCAAGGGGGGGAAGTCGAACTGGGAAGTTTCTTGACGATGGCGAGGAATGCTATGCTGAGACTCGGGTTCGTGGAAATCGTGACGCACACTTTTCGCCCCCCCTCTCCTTTGGACCCAGAATGTAAAAGCATCCATGTTCGCAATCCGGTATCGCCAGAGCTTTCCTTGCTCAGGCCTTCCCTTTTAGCCGGTTTGGCAGAGGTAGCAACACGGAATCGCCTAAAAACGATGCGGTTTTTCGAAATAGGAAGGATATTTCAAAACGATTCGGAGTTCCCTGCGTTAGCGATGATGCTTTCCGGAAATCTTTTAGAGGAACATTGGCAGCGAAAAGAATCCCCCCCTATAGATTTCTTCACATCGAAGGGAATGATCGAGGAACTTTGCAAAATCCTTCATCGCCCAATTTCTTTCGAAGCATCGCAAGATAAACGCCTTCATCCGTATCGGCAGGCATCTTTGATGAGCGCTTCTCGACGAATAGGCATTTTCGGACAACTTCTTCCACGACTGGCAGAAGAAATGAATTTACCGGATGAAACTTTCGTCGCTGAATTCGATTTGCTCGCCCTTTCGAAAGTTCCGGAATCGAAACCCATCTATCGTCCGTTTAGCCCCTTCCCTGCCGTTCGTCGAGATATTGCGATGAGCATTAGCAAAGAAATTCCCTATTCCGAAGTCGAAGCGCGTTTGCGAGAGGGAGCTGGAGAAGTTTTGGAAAAAATATGGCTTTTCGATGTGTACGAAGGACCCGGAATCGAAGAGGGACATCACAGTTTGGCGTTCGCTTTGGTTCTTCGCCATCCATCGCGCACGTTGACGGATGAAGAGGCGAACGAAATCCGGGAAAGAGCCTTTAGAAACGTAGAAGTTTTAGGAGCGAAGCGACGCTAA
- a CDS encoding aminotransferase class I/II-fold pyridoxal phosphate-dependent enzyme, with translation METHYRDRSVLIHGKFRTEKWDFEDHIIPPLTTSVAFRLRTAERGAKGFQQYANPELDRSTIHPIYIYSRLDEPCQGLLEETLAFAEKGETCVSFATGMAAISAVLGVHLSAGTHIVSHKTIYGCTYNLIAHWLKRFGVESSFVDLTKPEILREVVRPETRVVYFETPCNPTLELIDIQRVAEEVNRVNKKRNEADKIVCIVDNTFATPFCQRPITLGMDFVVHSLTKNIGGFGADLGGAVIGPRSKETDLLIYRKDFGGSIPPKAAWDFLVYGLPTLALRMERQQASAQRIAEFLELHPKVGMVRYPSLESFPQHELALEQMRDIDGNFAPGSMIYFELKGTPQNAYRKAVRLINKLAESALSITLAVSLGQVRTLIEHPASMTHSAIPPEEQQKAGISPGGVRMSIGIEDVRDILGDLEMALDYA, from the coding sequence ATGGAAACACATTATCGTGACCGCTCCGTGTTGATTCACGGAAAATTCAGAACAGAAAAATGGGACTTCGAAGACCATATCATCCCACCGCTAACGACGTCGGTTGCTTTTCGCTTAAGAACTGCGGAACGCGGTGCGAAAGGGTTTCAACAATACGCAAACCCCGAACTCGACCGAAGCACGATACATCCCATTTATATCTACAGTCGCTTGGATGAACCATGTCAAGGTTTATTAGAAGAGACTCTTGCTTTCGCAGAAAAGGGGGAGACATGCGTAAGTTTTGCGACAGGAATGGCGGCAATCAGCGCGGTTTTAGGAGTGCATCTTTCTGCAGGCACTCACATCGTGTCTCATAAAACAATTTACGGCTGCACTTATAATTTGATTGCGCACTGGTTGAAACGTTTCGGAGTCGAAAGCAGTTTCGTAGATTTGACGAAACCGGAAATTCTCAGAGAAGTCGTGCGTCCGGAAACACGCGTCGTTTACTTCGAGACCCCTTGCAATCCCACCCTCGAATTGATTGATATTCAACGAGTCGCTGAAGAAGTTAACCGAGTCAATAAAAAACGAAACGAAGCAGACAAAATCGTGTGCATTGTGGATAACACGTTCGCCACTCCTTTTTGTCAGCGCCCCATCACGTTGGGGATGGATTTCGTGGTGCATAGTCTTACGAAAAACATCGGGGGATTCGGCGCAGATTTAGGGGGGGCTGTTATTGGACCACGCTCCAAAGAGACGGATTTGCTGATCTATCGAAAAGATTTCGGAGGTTCGATACCACCGAAAGCGGCATGGGATTTCTTAGTGTACGGACTTCCTACGCTCGCCCTACGAATGGAGAGGCAACAAGCCTCGGCACAGAGGATTGCTGAATTTCTCGAACTGCATCCGAAAGTAGGCATGGTTCGTTATCCAAGTTTGGAGAGTTTTCCGCAACATGAATTAGCGCTCGAACAGATGCGAGATATAGACGGCAATTTCGCCCCCGGCTCGATGATTTATTTCGAGTTGAAGGGTACTCCGCAAAACGCGTATCGAAAAGCTGTGCGACTTATCAACAAATTGGCAGAAAGCGCTTTGAGCATTACGCTCGCAGTTAGTTTAGGGCAAGTTCGAACTCTCATCGAGCATCCCGCTTCGATGACACATAGCGCTATTCCTCCCGAGGAGCAGCAGAAAGCGGGGATTTCTCCAGGGGGGGTTCGAATGAGCATAGGTATCGAGGATGTAAGAGACATTCTCGGCGACCTCGAAATGGCTTTGGATTACGCATAA
- a CDS encoding DUF2203 domain-containing protein, giving the protein MRKYTFEHHFTLEEANALLPKLTTLLLQIQENLETLRIQQEKSLNALRIASTNGEQHKPDEPDALEIIRGLAAKIEDYGCLIKDYGTGLIDFPHLLDGREVFLCWKLGEPEIQAWHELDAGFGGRQPLPARQTKSKKRKA; this is encoded by the coding sequence ATGCGAAAATACACTTTCGAACATCATTTCACACTCGAAGAGGCGAATGCCCTCCTCCCTAAATTGACAACCCTTCTTCTCCAAATTCAAGAGAACTTAGAAACTCTCAGAATCCAGCAAGAAAAGTCACTGAATGCCCTCCGCATCGCCTCGACGAACGGGGAACAGCACAAACCAGACGAACCGGACGCTCTCGAAATCATCCGCGGGTTGGCTGCGAAAATCGAGGATTACGGCTGTCTCATCAAGGATTACGGCACGGGGCTAATCGATTTTCCTCATCTTCTGGATGGCAGAGAGGTGTTTCTTTGCTGGAAGTTAGGAGAGCCGGAAATCCAGGCTTGGCATGAACTCGATGCAGGGTTCGGCGGTAGACAGCCACTGCCGGCTCGCCAAACGAAATCGAAAAAAAGAAAGGCTTAG
- the aroF gene encoding 3-deoxy-7-phosphoheptulonate synthase, which yields MVVLMKPGATDAEIEAVCEVIRKHSLEALLMPGSVMAVGIPSAIPPDVRQPLAEKLEILPGVSKVTHVSRSFKLASREFHPYNTIVEIGDVRVGEKEITVMAGPCSIEGYEQLKQSAIIAKKHGARILRGGAFKPRTSPYAFQGLALEGLKIMQAVGREVEIKTVSEVLSPDMVSAVAEYVDILQIGARSMQNFPLLIEAGKSGHPVLLKRGPAATIDEFLLAAEYVLAQGNSKVMLCERGVHPLDRSYTRNTLDLSAVLVLKEQSHLPIIVDPSHGTGVARYVPAMSYAAVAVGADGLLVEMHPNPREALSDAAQTLDPQTFAEMMENLSVFANVIGRTVASASVAAKAKA from the coding sequence ATGGTAGTTTTGATGAAGCCAGGAGCAACGGATGCGGAAATCGAAGCCGTTTGTGAGGTAATTCGAAAGCATTCGTTGGAAGCACTGTTGATGCCCGGCAGTGTTATGGCTGTTGGGATACCTTCGGCTATTCCTCCTGATGTGCGTCAGCCCCTCGCAGAAAAGCTCGAAATATTGCCGGGGGTAAGTAAGGTTACCCATGTAAGCCGCTCGTTCAAACTGGCTTCGCGCGAGTTTCACCCTTACAACACGATTGTCGAAATTGGCGATGTAAGAGTCGGTGAAAAAGAAATTACCGTAATGGCAGGACCATGTAGCATCGAGGGTTACGAGCAGTTAAAACAGAGCGCAATCATAGCGAAAAAACATGGAGCTCGGATATTGCGGGGTGGGGCATTCAAACCAAGAACTTCTCCTTATGCATTTCAAGGTTTAGCATTAGAAGGTCTGAAAATTATGCAAGCAGTAGGAAGGGAGGTGGAGATAAAAACGGTTTCCGAAGTCCTTTCTCCCGATATGGTCAGTGCGGTTGCCGAGTACGTGGACATTTTGCAAATCGGCGCAAGAAGCATGCAGAACTTTCCGCTGCTTATCGAAGCAGGGAAGAGTGGTCATCCGGTTTTGCTCAAAAGAGGACCGGCAGCGACGATCGATGAATTTTTACTTGCTGCTGAATATGTGCTTGCTCAAGGGAATTCGAAAGTAATGCTCTGCGAACGCGGAGTGCATCCTTTAGACAGAAGTTACACGCGCAACACTCTCGATTTATCTGCCGTCCTCGTTCTAAAGGAGCAATCCCACTTGCCCATCATCGTAGACCCGAGCCACGGAACAGGGGTGGCAAGATACGTTCCAGCAATGTCTTATGCGGCTGTCGCCGTAGGAGCAGATGGACTTCTCGTCGAGATGCATCCGAATCCTCGAGAAGCCCTTTCGGACGCCGCTCAAACCTTGGACCCTCAAACGTTCGCCGAGATGATGGAAAACCTGAGCGTTTTTGCCAATGTTATTGGCAGAACAGTCGCTTCGGCATCGGTAGCCGCGAAAGCCAAAGCCTAA